A window of the Lactuca sativa cultivar Salinas chromosome 7, Lsat_Salinas_v11, whole genome shotgun sequence genome harbors these coding sequences:
- the LOC111890523 gene encoding non-specific lipid transfer protein GPI-anchored 14 isoform X2, whose protein sequence is MGLQRVHEVKFAFIFVILSVVTVSRMTLGADDKDKEECTEQLVGLATCLPYVGGNAKSPTPDCCNGLKKVLNTNKKCLCVVIKDRNDPDLGLTINVTLALGLPTVCQAPANVTKCPELLHLSPNSTDAQVFLQYGHSTAGAPANSPVPSASANVTSGTSTKRPSGNVSGAERTWLKWEVILMGVMSCILTLTIVI, encoded by the exons ATGGGTTTACAAAGAGTTCACGAGGTCAAATTTGCGTTCATATTTGTGATCTTAAGTGTGGTAACAGTTTCTCGTATGACACTTGGTGCAGATGACAAAGATAAAGAAGAATGCACGGAGCAGTTGGTGGGACTAGCGACGTGTTTGCCATATGTTGGTGGCAATGCAAAATCTCCGACACCGGATTGTTGTAATGGTTTGAAAAAAGTTTTGAACACCAACAAGAAGTGCTTGTGTGTTGTGATAAAAGATAGAAACGATCCGGATTTAGGGCTCACTATAAATGTCACGCTTGCATTAGGCCTCCCTACAGTGTGTCAAGCACCAGCTAATGTTACAAAATGTCCGG AACTTCTCCATTTGTCTCCAAATTCGACGGATGCTCAGGTTTTTCTTCAATATGGCCACTCTACTGCTGGTGCTCCTGCCAATAGCCCTGTCCCAAGTG CTAGTGCTAACGTGACAAGTGGAACGAGTACTAAACGACCAAGTGGCAACGTGAGTGGCGCCGAAAGGACATGGTTAAAATGGGAAGTCATTCTTATGGGAGTCATGTCGTGCATTTTGACTTTAACTATCGTTATCTAG
- the LOC111890523 gene encoding non-specific lipid transfer protein GPI-anchored 14 isoform X1, which translates to MGLQRVHEVKFAFIFVILSVVTVSRMTLGADDKDKEECTEQLVGLATCLPYVGGNAKSPTPDCCNGLKKVLNTNKKCLCVVIKDRNDPDLGLTINVTLALGLPTVCQAPANVTKCPELLHLSPNSTDAQVFLQYGHSTAGAPANSPVPSAASANVTSGTSTKRPSGNVSGAERTWLKWEVILMGVMSCILTLTIVI; encoded by the exons ATGGGTTTACAAAGAGTTCACGAGGTCAAATTTGCGTTCATATTTGTGATCTTAAGTGTGGTAACAGTTTCTCGTATGACACTTGGTGCAGATGACAAAGATAAAGAAGAATGCACGGAGCAGTTGGTGGGACTAGCGACGTGTTTGCCATATGTTGGTGGCAATGCAAAATCTCCGACACCGGATTGTTGTAATGGTTTGAAAAAAGTTTTGAACACCAACAAGAAGTGCTTGTGTGTTGTGATAAAAGATAGAAACGATCCGGATTTAGGGCTCACTATAAATGTCACGCTTGCATTAGGCCTCCCTACAGTGTGTCAAGCACCAGCTAATGTTACAAAATGTCCGG AACTTCTCCATTTGTCTCCAAATTCGACGGATGCTCAGGTTTTTCTTCAATATGGCCACTCTACTGCTGGTGCTCCTGCCAATAGCCCTGTCCCAAGTG CAGCTAGTGCTAACGTGACAAGTGGAACGAGTACTAAACGACCAAGTGGCAACGTGAGTGGCGCCGAAAGGACATGGTTAAAATGGGAAGTCATTCTTATGGGAGTCATGTCGTGCATTTTGACTTTAACTATCGTTATCTAG